The stretch of DNA AAGAGTGTTTACAGGAGTTTGGTCCTCCTCTGCAGCAGTAACAACTTCTACCgttctgggaaggttttagaATAGATGACATGTGAAACATGTTGAATCCAAGCTTTCAAAGCATGAATCCAAACGTACCTGAAATAGGAGGCCCCAGGAGGACAGGGCCACACTCTATGATGGTGGCGAGACCAACAGCACTAGAGAACCGATGAGCTCCCACCAAATCCATCAGCACCTCGAAAAGGAGTGCACACACCATTCCGAAGGCCAGCCCGAAAATCACTGCATACACAACCAGGCCTGTGTACCCAGGCAGAAGTGGTAAAATGAGATGACACACCCCGTTGTATGCCGCTGAGAAGCTGAAGAAGTACTGAATCTTGGGTCGGATCCATTTAGTGTTTGCCACAAGGCCAGTGCCTGGCCGGGCCACCATGTCCACCAGGGCGAAGATGGATAGCAGGAAGGCCGCAGAGTACTCGTCAATACCCTGGTGCTTGGCGTAGGGAGCCAGGAACACGACTGGGGCGAAGAAGCCGAAAAACATCAACACGTTGCCCACCAGATAGATGAGGTAGCCGCGGTGTTTGAAGAGAGAAAGATCAATGAACTTGTTCACTTGTGCCGCACATCCCGACTGCTCTGCTTGCTGCTGCCTCCCACTGACCAAGCCAACTGCCTGAGAGCTGGCAGCCCCCTCTCCACTGCCCACCTCAGCAGCTGTTCCATCACCCCCAGAGCACTGGCTCACACATGGCTTTGTTATAATCTTAATAGGTCGCATTAAGGCTCCAGCCACACAGCAGTTAAGCACTATGGCTCCCAAGATGAAGAAGCTCCCTCTCCAGCCAAAGGTATCGAAGAGGTATTGGTTGAGTGGGGCAAGAGTGAACAAAAACACCGGGCTTCCTGCCATGGCCAACCCGTTTGCTATGGGTCTCTTCACTAGGAAGTATTTCCCAATGATGGTCAGAGCAGGTTGCAGGTTAAAGGCGAGGCCAGTGCCTGAGAGATAAGATGACATATTTGAGTTTGTGTAATTTGTCTTAGCATATGATTACATGAGTTTATACCACTATTTTTTCAAGAACATTTTGGGAGTTTTTCTCATGTAAAAGCCATTGTTAGCATGGGAAAGTTCATTTCTTTTGCTAGCAGTCTTCCCATTAAGGTTGCAGAGCAACTGCATATACCATATAAAAGACAGTATAATAACGATAAAGTACAGTATACTATAGAAAATATAGAAAGTATAGCATATGTACTGCATAGTAACAAATGGCAGATTCTactattacatttacattgccATTAAAGAACCTTTCTTACATTGATTTAAAGGAGATTTCAACATATGCTTCATTAAATAAAACTGTTAAGAATATACATATACCAATATATACCAATAATAACCAATAGCTTATGATCCAGGTGGAacctttaattttaaaaagtatttatttcCAGATCATATTTGAGCACTGAcattcactgagagagagaaacctctTGGCAAATCACGGGGGCCATGGGAACAGTGCCTGGTTCTGTGTTTGACCTCTGGCTATCATTAACCCCACGCACAAACACTAAAAGGGGAGGCTGCCGAAGTCGGCTGAACCTGACGAATCAGAGCACTTCCTTGCCAAAATGTTCTTACACACTGTTCTTAGAACAGTGATGAAAGACCAGAGACATACCTCCAATGACTCCTACACTTAGGTATAGATGCGATATTGTGGTGCCAAAGGAAGCCGCCACCATACCGATCCCAACCAGGAGGCCGCCCACCATGACCACTGGACGGCTCCCATAGCGATTGACCAGTATACTGCTCACAggacctgcagagagagagacataagaATCAAACGAGAGAGGTCACATATGTTCAAAAATAATACACAGGTAAAAAAGCAGCAAACTGTCACTGAAGTGGCACCTTCAAGGGTGAATCTTTAGTAGATCAGTTAacataaatatatcattttgcAATTATAtagtttaaaggagcaataaatAATTTTACCTGCAAAAATGCAAGCAGTATTTATCTAATCatgtataaaaaaaagtaaattagtGCTGAACTTATGATACATCCATGTTTTTGCTTATAACATAAAGACAAATAACTCCTTTAAATTATAATCAAtccctttttccttttttattttttattcatttatttattttcatattgaaCAGGAGCCAATATGCACCTTTACCCTGGAAAAGTGTAACTTTATTTCATCTCTGTACTTTTGAGGGCACATTTATGCCGTGTAACAGTATAGTAGAGTAGTCTTTTTTATGACAGTTTACTTATCAACTGTCCTTTTAACCTTATGTTGCACAGGATTGCAGAGTAGGATAAGGAGTTATGCAACTATTGGGCCTTCCATGCACTCGTGCCTAAAACACCATTCAG from Hoplias malabaricus isolate fHopMal1 chromosome 5, fHopMal1.hap1, whole genome shotgun sequence encodes:
- the slc16a7 gene encoding monocarboxylate transporter 2, which translates into the protein MPPAATTNLGYTPPDGGWGWAVVFGSFISIGFSYAFPKSLTIYFKEIQEYFSISYSEIAWVSSIMLATMYAGGPVSSILVNRYGSRPVVMVGGLLVGIGMVAASFGTTISHLYLSVGVIGGTGLAFNLQPALTIIGKYFLVKRPIANGLAMAGSPVFLFTLAPLNQYLFDTFGWRGSFFILGAIVLNCCVAGALMRPIKIITKPCVSQCSGGDGTAAEVGSGEGAASSQAVGLVSGRQQQAEQSGCAAQVNKFIDLSLFKHRGYLIYLVGNVLMFFGFFAPVVFLAPYAKHQGIDEYSAAFLLSIFALVDMVARPGTGLVANTKWIRPKIQYFFSFSAAYNGVCHLILPLLPGYTGLVVYAVIFGLAFGMVCALLFEVLMDLVGAHRFSSAVGLATIIECGPVLLGPPISGALVDIFMDYKYMYYACGVMMLVPGVFLFVMNYFNYRWLEQEERERRKEEQQLDSARELAAIEKASDTQNTIKLSQEEQFTDSQSKES